From the genome of Populus alba chromosome 10, ASM523922v2, whole genome shotgun sequence, one region includes:
- the LOC140954172 gene encoding universal stress protein A-like protein produces MEQGRGSEKKKVMVAIDDSEISHYTLEWFLDKLRDSIADSDVIIFTAQPNSDLGYLHASTFGTTPADLVASIQENKKKIALFLLDKAKDICARHGVDVEIMTEIGDPKEAICEAVEKLNIQLLVLGSHDRGPVQRAFLGSVSNYCVHNVKCPVLVVKKPAV; encoded by the exons ATGGAACAGGGAAGAGGTAGTGAAAAGAAGAAGGTGATGGTGGCAATAGATGATAGTGAGATCAGCCACTATACACTTGAATGGTTTCTTGACAAGCTAAGAGATTCCATCGCTGACTCTGATGTTATCATCTTCACCGCACAGCCTAATTCAGATCTGGGTTATCTCCATGCTTCCACTTTTGGCACTACTC ctGCGGATTTGGTTGCATCCAtacaagagaataaaaaaaagattgcatTATTTCTGTTGGATAAAGCTAAAGATATTTGTGCCAGACATGGG GTCGATGTAGAGATAATGACAGAAATTGGGGATCCTAAAGAAGCGATATGTGAAGCTGTAGAAAAGCTCAACATCCAACTACTGGTTTTAGGTAGCCATGATCGGGGACCTGTGCAGAG GGCTTTTCTGGGAAGTGTCAGCAACTACTGTGTGCACAATGTCAAGTGCCCTGTTCTTGTTGTGAAGAAACCTGCAGTTTGA
- the LOC118045440 gene encoding uncharacterized protein, which yields MEKQVEGSNQKVMVIIDESEYSYHALMWVLDNLKGFIADSPLVMFAALPTPNCNFAYGAQLGTTALYCTVSPTLGLICSMQEKSKKILQGILEKAVDICDSRGVKAETITEVGEPYELISSAVQKNKINLLVIGDTPINETLKRDFLESQSNYCLLKANCSVLVVKKPE from the exons ATGGAGAAACAAGTAGAAGGGTCTAATCAGAAGGTGATGGTGATCATAGATGAGAGTGAGTACAGTTATCATGCACTCATGTGGGTGCTTGACAATCTCAAAGGATTCATTGCTGACTCACCGCTTGTCATGTTTGCTGCGCTACCTACTCCTAACTGTAACTTTGCATATGGGGCACAACTTGGCACCACTGCGTTGTACTGTACAGTCTCACCCA CCCTAGGTTTGATTTGTTCCATGCaagaaaaaagcaagaaaatctTACAGGGTATCTTGGAGAAAGCTGTGGATATCTGTGATAGTCGAGGG GTGAAAGCAGAGACAATCACAGAAGTTGGGGAGCCTTATGAGCTCATAAGCAGTGCTGTTCAAAAGAATAAGATTAATCTACTAGTGATCGGTGACACACCCATTAATGAAACCCTCAAAAG GGATTTTCTGGAGAGTCAGAGCAACTACTGCCTCCTTAAAGCCAATTGTTCTGTCCTTGTTGTGAAGAAACCAGAATGA
- the LOC118045510 gene encoding uncharacterized protein, giving the protein MAEHVTENGGVPLERKVMVAVDDGEYSHYALMWVLDNLEESITKSPLVIFTAQPPPSNNHSFTAGALSSARMYYSVSAIPEYTYTIQEQNKKTALALLEKAKEICAGRGVDAETLTEVGDPQTAICDAVQRLNISLLVLGERGIGKIKRAIQGSVSSYCLHNAKCPVLVVKKP; this is encoded by the exons ATGGCGGAGCACGTGACGGAAAATGGAGGGGTACCACTTGAGAGGAAAGTGATGGTTGCCGTTGATGATGGTGAGTATAGCCACTATGCTCTCATGTGGGTACTTGACAATCTTGAGGAATCTATCACTAAATCACCTCTAGTTATCTTCACCGCACAGCCTCCTCCCAGCAATAACCATTCTTTTACTGCCGGTGCTCTCAGTTCTGCTCGCATGTACTATTCGGTTTCAGCCA TTCCGGAGTATACTTACACTATCCAAGAGCAGAATAAGAAGACCGCGTTAGCTTTGCTGGAGAAAGCTAAAGAAATTTGTGCTGGTCGAGGA gtTGATGCTGAGACATTAACAGAGGTGGGTGATCCTCAAACAGCCATATGCGATGCAGTTCAGAGGCTCAATATTAGCCTGCTCGTTTTAGGGGAGCGCGGCATTGGCAAAATCAAAAG AGCTATCCAAGGAAGTGTGAGCAGTTACTGTCTTCACAATGCAAAGTGCCCCGTTCTGGTAGtgaagaaaccatga
- the LOC118045499 gene encoding endonuclease 2: protein MGYWCINLLTIVSLLLLFPVIHGWGIDGHLTVCRIAQSRLSEAAADAVKQLLPEYAGNDLGSVCSWADEVRFRYHWSAPLHFINTPDVCNYKYTRDCEDDTGEKGRCVAGAINNYTTQLLTSNSGSSQADNNLTEALLFLSHFMGDIHQPLHVGFASDRGGNTIDVHWYRRKQVLHHIWDASIIETAEDRLYNSNVDDLVDAVQKNITNDWADLIPRWETCSLNKTACPDIYASEGIKAACDWAYKGATEGTVLEDDYFLSRLPIVKLRLAQGGVRLAATLNRIFQ from the exons ATGGGGTATTGGTGTATCAATCTCTTGACAATTGTTTCCCTTCTGCTTCTGTTTCCAGTGATCCATGGTTGGGGAATTGATGGACACCTCACAGTATGCAGAATTGCTCAG TCCCGCTTAAGTGAAGCTGCTGCAGATGCTGTCAAGCAACTGCTGCCAGAATATGCAGGGAATGACTTAGGGAGTGTGTGCTCATGGGCAGACGAGGTTAGGTTCCGTTATCACTGGTCAGCCCCTCTTCATTTCATAAATACCCCAGATGTTTGCAACTACAAATACACTA GGGATTGCGAGGATGATACTGGTGAGAAAGGAAGGTGTGTTGCAGGGGCAATTAACAATTACACTACCCAGCTTCTTACCTCCAACAGTGGTTCCTCGCAAGCTGATA ATAACCTGACTGAAGCCCTTCTCTTCCTTTCTCATTTTATGGGAGACATCCATCAG CCTCTACATGTGGGTTTTGCTTCAGACAGAGGAGGCAACACCATTGATGTCCATTGGTACAGAAGGAAGCAAGTCCTTCACCAT ATTTGGGATGCCAGTATAATAGAGACAGCAGAGGACAGATTGTACAACTCAAACGTGGATGACTTGGTTGATGCCGTCCAGAAAAATATCACG AATGACTGGGCAGATTTAATTCCAAGATGGGAGACCTGCAGCCTTAACAAGACAGCCTGCCCGGACAT aTACGCATCTGAAGGTATCAAAGCAGCATGCGATTGGGCATATAAAGGAGCGACTGAAGGGACAGTATTAGAAG ATGATTATTTCCTATCCCGTTTACCGATCGTGAAATTGCGGTTAGCTCAAGGTGGCGTTCGTCTGGCAGCCACGCTCAACCGCATTTTTCAGTGA